The following are from one region of the Gossypium hirsutum isolate 1008001.06 chromosome D03, Gossypium_hirsutum_v2.1, whole genome shotgun sequence genome:
- the LOC107949565 gene encoding pentatricopeptide repeat-containing protein At1g15510, chloroplastic, whose translation MAFSAKTPRSLIKSDLPSPIHRKLRKHKFLYFSNQRKTHQISSTQPQQQLSFLNTNSLNSSDPNSHLHLLCINGKLQEALNYLDSMQELQIPLDEDTAIGMVRLCEWKRAFEEGSKVYCYVSNSSNSLSLRLGNAFLSMFVRFGKLGDAWYVFGKMVERDVFSWNVLISGYAKKGFFDEALCLYHRMLWVGFKPDVYTFPCVLRTCGAVPNLERGKEVHVHVIRFGFEADVDVINALITMYVKCGDLPKARLLFDKMARRDRISWNAIISGYFENGEYLEGIRLFFKMREHWFDPDLMTMTSVISACESLGNEILGREIHGYVIVTGMSADVSVCNSLIQMYFSLGCWETAEKVFDRMEWRDVVSWTAMISGYENNVLPDKALDTYRMMELHGFVPDEITLASVLSACAYLGKLDMGIKLHELAKRTGFISYIIVANTLVDMYSKCKCVDKALEVFHSIPDKDVISWTAIILGLRLNNRCFEALIFFRQMKVSLKPNSVTLVSVLSACARIGGLMCGKEIHAYALRTGMALDGFLPNALLDMYVRCGRMGPAWNQFNSQKKDVSAWNILLTGYAQRGQGKLAVEFFNRMIKSNVSPDEITFIPLLCACSKSEMVTEGLKYFNSMELKYGVTPNLKHYACVVDLLGCAGQLEEAYEFIQEMPIKPDAAIWGALLNACRIHRQVELGEFAAQRIFESDRRSVGYYVLLCNLYANSGKWDEVAKVRKMMKDNGLVIDPGCSWVEVKGKIHAFLSGDDFHPQINEINALLEGIYEKMRVAGLGGPKCDSMDGVEISKAEIFCGHSERLAVAFGLINTVPGTPIWVTKNLYMCQSCHSTIKFISKIVRREISVRDTEEFHHFKDGICSCGDVEILRKALTNTTSERN comes from the coding sequence ATGGCTTTCTCTGCAAAAACTCCTCGAAGCCTTATCAAATCCGACCTCCCAAGTCCTATCCACAGAAAACTCCGAAAACACAAATTCCTATATTTCTCGAACCAACGGAAAACCCATCAAATCTCCTCAACGCAACCCCAACAGCAGCTCTCATTCCTTAACACCAATTCCTTGAACAGCAGCGACCCCAACTCCCATCTCCACCTTCTTTGTATCAATGGGAAACTCCAAGAAGCTCTAAACTACCTTGACTCAATGCAAGAATTGCAGATTCCATTAGATGAAGACACGGCTATTGGTATGGTCAGACTCTGTGAGTGGAAGAGAGCTTTTGAAGAAGGTTCTAAAGTTTACTGTTATGTATCGAATTCGAGTAATTCTTTGAGTCTTAGGCTTGGAAATGCTTTTTTGAGTATGTTTGTGAGGTTTGGGAAATTGGGTGATGCTTGGTATGTTTTCGGTAAAATGGTAGAAAGAGATGTTTTTTCTTGGAATGTTTTGATTAGTGGGTACGCAAAAAAAGGTTTTTTCGATGAAGCTTTGTGTTTGTATCATAGGATGTTGTGGGTCGGGTTTAAGCCTGATGTTTATACTTTCCCCTGCGTTTTGAGAACTTGTGGTgctgttccaaatttggaaagaGGTAAAGAAGTTCATGTTCATGTTATTAGGTTCGGGTTTGAGGCAGATGTTGACGTGATTAATGCTTTGATAACTATGTACGTAAAGTGTGGGGATTTACCAAAAGCGAGGTTATTGTTTGATAAAATGGCTAGGAGAGATAGGATATCTTGGAATGCAATCATTTCAGGGTATTTTGAGAATGGAGAGTATTTGGAAGGGATAAGGTTGTTTTTTAAGATGCGTGAGCACTGGTTTGATCCAGATTTGATGACTATGACGAGTGTGATCTCTGCATGTGAGAGCCTTGGAAATGAGATATTAGGCAGAGAAATTCACGGATATGTGATTGTAACAGGGATGTCGGCTGATGTTTCAGTTTGTAATTCTTTGATTCAAATGTACTTTAGTCTAGGATGTTGGGAAACAGCAGAGAAGGTTTTTGATAGGATGGAATGGAGGGATGTAGTTTCTTGGACAGCAATGATCTCGGGTTATGAGAACAACGTACTGCCTGATAAAGCTTTGGATACTTACAGAATGATGGAACTGCATGGTTTCGTGCCTGATGAGATCACTTTAGCCAGTGTTCTTTCAGCTTGTGCTTATTTAGGAAAGCTAGATATGGGGATAAAGCTTCATGAACTTGCTAAAAGGACAGGCTTCATATCTTATATTATTGTTGCTAATACATTAGTCGATATGTATTCCAAGTGTAAATGTGTTGATAAGGCTCTAGAAGTGTTCCACAGCATTCCTGACAAGGATGTCATTTCTTGGACCGCTATCATTTTGGGACTCCGGCTCAACAATCGGTGCTTTGAAGCACTGATTTTCTTTCGGCAAATGAAAGTGAGTTTAAAACCTAATTCTGTGACTTTGGTATCTGTTCTATCTGCATGTGCTAGGATAGGAGGATTGATGTGTGGAAAAGAGATTCATGCATATGCATTGAGGACTGGCATGGCGCTTGATGGTTTCCTACCCAATGCACTTCTGGACATGTATGTAAGGTGTGGAAGGATGGGACCTGCTTGGAACCAATTTAACTCACAGAAAAAAGATGTTTCGGCATGGAATATTCTGCTGACAGGATATGCACAGCGGGGACAAGGGAAACTGGCTGTGGAGTTCTTCAATAGAATGATCAAATCTAATGTCAGTCCAGATGAGATTACATTTATTCCACTCTTATGTGCTTGCAGTAAATCGGAAATGGTAACCGAAGGTTTGAAGTATTTTAATAGCATGGAACTGAAATATGGTGTCACCCCAAATTTGAAGCATTATGCATGTGTCGTGGATTTGCTTGGCTGTGCTGGGCAGTTGGAggaggcttatgagtttataCAGGAAATGCCTATAAAGCCTGATGCGGCTATTTGGGGAGCCTTGTTAAATGCATGTAGAATTCACCGGCAGGTTGAGCTTGGTGAATTTGCAGCTCAACGTATTTTTGAAAGTGATAGAAGAAGTGTTGGGTAttatgttttgttatgtaatcTCTATGCGAACAGTGGTAAATGGGATGAAGTTGCAAAAGTTCGAAAGATGATGAAAGATAATGGACTTGTCATTGATCCTGGATGCAGTTGGGTGGAAGTTAAGGGAAAAATTCATGCTTTCCTCAGCGGTGATGATTTTCATCCTCAAATCAATGAAATAAATGCACTTTTAGAAGGAATTTATGAGAAAATGAGAGTAGCTGGCTTGGGTGGTCCAAAATGTGATTCCATGGATGGAGTTGAAATTTCAAAAGCTGAGATCTTCTGTGGGCACAGTGAGAGACTAGCTGTTGCATTTGGTCTCATTAATACTGTTCCTGGAACGCCTATTTGGGTAACCAAGAATCTCTATATGTGCCAAAGCTGTCACAGTACCATTAAATTCATCTCTAAGATTGTACGACGGGAGATTTCTGTTAGGGATACTGAAGAATTCCACCATTTCAAGGATGGCATCTGTTCTTGTGGTGATGTGGAAATATTAAGGAAAGCTTTGACAAATACGACTTCTGAAAGAAATTGA
- the LOC107949566 gene encoding synaptonemal complex protein 1 isoform X3 has product MAVEYAFADEEMVIDEGLGYPRAYAKICRDRSLGPYPHGPPFTFIPYVLHQNENLRAKELDELFPLIDPKARPSAKPKIFINLLWKQLSHLGNAGFDPEVIRVDPYGNVLYYHADSASPLSWDIDHWFPCSRGGLTVASNLRILQWQVCKKKYNKLEFQVPWWDFQLGISVNQFLSIFASRNSDFRHRAFSFLFAEGENEEINASQTVDSHSFPQHFIKSKDEFGLAPAAVVVTRKELYDSSSALKSLDYNRQIRPESPIIAARKMKGSILKENENPDFVTNPYQAIVMARDSLKQREETNKMQAEIQKLDAEVSEMRKKNDEEKFAIQDLEAELIKRRRRAEKCRRLAEAQSSYRTMLEKMIRDAMHQSVVYKEQVRLNQAAANALTARLEAQKAICDASEKELHKKFKQRDELEKQIRPELEHARKRSRTDTFFQGQDSKTVLYLPGIRPMTPSHKELRVFLEEEHKASVAGLSSNEDQKHEEIEEELAITARNALKHKREEHDKAIAALEDERPIEQKFERLEIKEERQGIRYPVIKGEEDEESRRQRGKGNVDRWLQMLLENSQEELEPQNDNVDAEEVSGTDDIIKKLDLKYPLKEKKEDNNVNVEGNKTPRRNSNASEVIGSRKERVLKRSESARAFRRIPSSPSLILGGMKKGVECIRKKPIVASDDEQDYYAVGNNFIKSSFKTIKKAVKI; this is encoded by the exons ATGGCAGTGGAATACGCCTTCGCCGACGAGGAAATGGTGATCGATGAGGGTCTCGGATACCCCAGAGCCTATGCCAAAATATGCCGGGACCGTAGTCTTGGTCCCTACCCCCATGGCCCTCCTTTCACCTTCATTCCTTACGTTTTGCACCAAAACGAG AATCTGAGAGCAAAGGAACTGGATGAACTGTTCCCACTTATTGATCCAAAGGCAAGACCATCAGCCAAGCCAAAAATCTTCATTAATCTCTTGTGGAAGCAGCTTAGTCATTTAGG GAACGCGGGGTTTGATCCGGAAGTAATCCGAGTGGATCCGTACGGAAATGTCCTGTATTACCATGCTGATTCAGCTTCGCCTCTTTCATGGGACATTGATCACTGGTTTCCTTGTTCAA GGGGTGGATTGACGGTTGCAAGTAATCTGCGGATACTACAATGGCAAGTGTGCAAGAAAAAGTATAACAAGCTGGAATTTCAAGTTCCTTGGTGGGATTTCCAGTTGGGGATTTCTGTGAACCAGTTCTTATCAATTTTCGCTTCTCGAAACTCCGATTTCAGGCACAGGGCATTTTCCTTCTTGTTTGCAGAAGGTGAAAATGAGGAAATAAATGCTTCTCAAACAGTGGATTCACATTCTTTCCCACAGCATTTTATCAAGTCAAAAGATGAATTCGGGCTTGCCCCAGCTGCTGTTGTTGTAACTCGGAAGGAACTATATGATTCTTCATCAGCTTTAAAATCACTGGATTACAACAGGCAGATAAGGCCAGAGTCTCCTATTATAG CTGCTAGGAAAATGAAAGGTAGCATTTTGAAGGAAAATGAAAACCCAGATTTTGTTACAAACCCATACCAGGCCATTGTAATGGCCAGAGATTCACTGAAACAAAGGGAAGAAACAAACAAAATGCAAGCCGAAATCCAGAAGTTAGATGCTGAAGTGAGTGAAATGAGGAAGAAAAACGATGAAGAAAAGTTTGCCATTCAAGACTTGGAAGCCGAGCTGATAAAGCGGCGCAGAAGGGCCGAAAAGTGCAGGCGGCTGGCCGAGGCTCAATCTTCATACCGGACTATGCTGGAAAAGATGATTCGGGATGCCATGCACCA GAGTGTTGTTTACAAGGAACAGGTGAGACTGAACCAGGCTGCTGCGAATGCTCTCACCGCAAGACTCGAAGCGCAAAAGGCGATATGCGATGCCTCGGAGAAGGAACTTCACAAGAAATTTAAACAACGAGATGAGCTCGAGAAGCAGATAAGGCCGGAACTGGAACATGCAAGGAAGCGATCTCGAACCGATACTTTCTTCCAAGGACAAGATAGCAAAACTGTTCTTTATCTACCAGGAATCAGGCCAATGACACCTTCACACAAGGAGCTAAGGGTGTTTCTGGAGGAAGAGCATAAG GCATCTGTAGCTGGTTTATCTTCAAATGAAGATCaaaagcatgaagaaattgaGGAGGAACTCGCGATTACAGCAAGAAATGCCCTCAAACATAAGCGAGAGGAGCATGATAAAGCCATAGCTGCTTTAGAAGATGAAAGACCAATTGAGCAGAAGTTTGAAAGACTTGAAATAAAAGAGGAGAGACAAGGAATTCGATACCCCGTCATCAAAGGAGAGGAAGACGAAGAAAGTCGGAGGCAGCGCGGAAAAGGGAATGTAGATAGGTGGCTCCAAATGCTGTTAGAGAACAGTCAAGAAGAATTGGAGCCTCAAAATGACAATGTAGATGCAGAGGAAGTGAGTGGAACTGATGACATCATAAAAAAGCTAGACCTCAAGTATCCCCtgaaagagaagaaagaagatAATAATGTTAATGTAGAAGGCAACAAAACACCAAGGAGAAATAGCAATGCTAGTGAAGTCATCGGAAGCCGAAAAGAAAGAGTTCTTAAGAGGTCGGAGAGCGCCAGGGCCTTTCGACGAATCCCATCTTCACCATCTTTGATCTTGGGAGGTATGAAGAAAGGAGTGGAATGCATAAGGAAGAAGCCAATAGTAGCTAGTGACGATGAACAAGATTATTATGCTGTGGGAAACAACTTCATCAAATCTTCCTTCAAAACAATAAAGAAGGCAGTGAAAATATGA
- the LOC107949566 gene encoding uncharacterized protein isoform X1 — MAVEYAFADEEMVIDEGLGYPRAYAKICRDRSLGPYPHGPPFTFIPYVLHQNENLRAKELDELFPLIDPKARPSAKPKIFINLLWKQLSHLGNAGFDPEVIRVDPYGNVLYYHADSASPLSWDIDHWFPCSRGGLTVASNLRILQWQVCKKKYNKLEFQVPWWDFQLGISVNQFLSIFASRNSDFRHRAFSFLFAEGENEEINASQTVDSHSFPQHFIKSKDEFGLAPAAVVVTRKELYDSSSALKSLDYNRQIRPESPIIAARKMKGSILKENENPDFVTNPYQAIVMARDSLKQREETNKMQAEIQKLDAEVSEMRKKNDEEKFAIQDLEAELIKRRRRAEKCRRLAEAQSSYRTMLEKMIRDAMHQSVVYKEQVRLNQAAANALTARLEAQKAICDASEKELHKKFKQRDELEKQIRPELEHARKRSRTDTFFQGQDSKTVLYLPGIRPMTPSHKELRVFLEEEHKASVAGLSSNEDQKHEEIEEELAITARNALKHKREEHKASVAGLSSNEDQKHEEIEEELAITARNALKHKREEHDKAIAALEDERPIEQKFERLEIKEERQGIRYPVIKGEEDEESRRQRGKGNVDRWLQMLLENSQEELEPQNDNVDAEEVSGTDDIIKKLDLKYPLKEKKEDNNVNVEGNKTPRRNSNASEVIGSRKERVLKRSESARAFRRIPSSPSLILGGMKKGVECIRKKPIVASDDEQDYYAVGNNFIKSSFKTIKKAVKI; from the exons ATGGCAGTGGAATACGCCTTCGCCGACGAGGAAATGGTGATCGATGAGGGTCTCGGATACCCCAGAGCCTATGCCAAAATATGCCGGGACCGTAGTCTTGGTCCCTACCCCCATGGCCCTCCTTTCACCTTCATTCCTTACGTTTTGCACCAAAACGAG AATCTGAGAGCAAAGGAACTGGATGAACTGTTCCCACTTATTGATCCAAAGGCAAGACCATCAGCCAAGCCAAAAATCTTCATTAATCTCTTGTGGAAGCAGCTTAGTCATTTAGG GAACGCGGGGTTTGATCCGGAAGTAATCCGAGTGGATCCGTACGGAAATGTCCTGTATTACCATGCTGATTCAGCTTCGCCTCTTTCATGGGACATTGATCACTGGTTTCCTTGTTCAA GGGGTGGATTGACGGTTGCAAGTAATCTGCGGATACTACAATGGCAAGTGTGCAAGAAAAAGTATAACAAGCTGGAATTTCAAGTTCCTTGGTGGGATTTCCAGTTGGGGATTTCTGTGAACCAGTTCTTATCAATTTTCGCTTCTCGAAACTCCGATTTCAGGCACAGGGCATTTTCCTTCTTGTTTGCAGAAGGTGAAAATGAGGAAATAAATGCTTCTCAAACAGTGGATTCACATTCTTTCCCACAGCATTTTATCAAGTCAAAAGATGAATTCGGGCTTGCCCCAGCTGCTGTTGTTGTAACTCGGAAGGAACTATATGATTCTTCATCAGCTTTAAAATCACTGGATTACAACAGGCAGATAAGGCCAGAGTCTCCTATTATAG CTGCTAGGAAAATGAAAGGTAGCATTTTGAAGGAAAATGAAAACCCAGATTTTGTTACAAACCCATACCAGGCCATTGTAATGGCCAGAGATTCACTGAAACAAAGGGAAGAAACAAACAAAATGCAAGCCGAAATCCAGAAGTTAGATGCTGAAGTGAGTGAAATGAGGAAGAAAAACGATGAAGAAAAGTTTGCCATTCAAGACTTGGAAGCCGAGCTGATAAAGCGGCGCAGAAGGGCCGAAAAGTGCAGGCGGCTGGCCGAGGCTCAATCTTCATACCGGACTATGCTGGAAAAGATGATTCGGGATGCCATGCACCA GAGTGTTGTTTACAAGGAACAGGTGAGACTGAACCAGGCTGCTGCGAATGCTCTCACCGCAAGACTCGAAGCGCAAAAGGCGATATGCGATGCCTCGGAGAAGGAACTTCACAAGAAATTTAAACAACGAGATGAGCTCGAGAAGCAGATAAGGCCGGAACTGGAACATGCAAGGAAGCGATCTCGAACCGATACTTTCTTCCAAGGACAAGATAGCAAAACTGTTCTTTATCTACCAGGAATCAGGCCAATGACACCTTCACACAAGGAGCTAAGGGTGTTTCTGGAGGAAGAGCATAAGGCATCTGTAGCTGGTTTATCTTCAAATGAAGATCaaaagcatgaagaaattgaGGAGGAACTCGCAATTACAGCAAGAAATGCCCTCAAACATAAGCGAGAGGAGCATAAGGCATCTGTAGCTGGTTTATCTTCAAATGAAGATCaaaagcatgaagaaattgaGGAGGAACTCGCGATTACAGCAAGAAATGCCCTCAAACATAAGCGAGAGGAGCATGATAAAGCCATAGCTGCTTTAGAAGATGAAAGACCAATTGAGCAGAAGTTTGAAAGACTTGAAATAAAAGAGGAGAGACAAGGAATTCGATACCCCGTCATCAAAGGAGAGGAAGACGAAGAAAGTCGGAGGCAGCGCGGAAAAGGGAATGTAGATAGGTGGCTCCAAATGCTGTTAGAGAACAGTCAAGAAGAATTGGAGCCTCAAAATGACAATGTAGATGCAGAGGAAGTGAGTGGAACTGATGACATCATAAAAAAGCTAGACCTCAAGTATCCCCtgaaagagaagaaagaagatAATAATGTTAATGTAGAAGGCAACAAAACACCAAGGAGAAATAGCAATGCTAGTGAAGTCATCGGAAGCCGAAAAGAAAGAGTTCTTAAGAGGTCGGAGAGCGCCAGGGCCTTTCGACGAATCCCATCTTCACCATCTTTGATCTTGGGAGGTATGAAGAAAGGAGTGGAATGCATAAGGAAGAAGCCAATAGTAGCTAGTGACGATGAACAAGATTATTATGCTGTGGGAAACAACTTCATCAAATCTTCCTTCAAAACAATAAAGAAGGCAGTGAAAATATGA
- the LOC107949566 gene encoding synaptonemal complex protein 1 isoform X2, which yields MAVEYAFADEEMVIDEGLGYPRAYAKICRDRSLGPYPHGPPFTFIPYVLHQNENLRAKELDELFPLIDPKARPSAKPKIFINLLWKQLSHLGNAGFDPEVIRVDPYGNVLYYHADSASPLSWDIDHWFPCSRGGLTVASNLRILQWQVCKKKYNKLEFQVPWWDFQLGISVNQFLSIFASRNSDFRHRAFSFLFAEGENEEINASQTVDSHSFPQHFIKSKDEFGLAPAAVVVTRKELYDSSSALKSLDYNRQIRPESPIIAARKMKGSILKENENPDFVTNPYQAIVMARDSLKQREETNKMQAEIQKLDAEVSEMRKKNDEEKFAIQDLEAELIKRRRRAEKCRRLAEAQSSYRTMLEKMIRDAMHQSVVYKEQVRLNQAAANALTARLEAQKAICDASEKELHKKFKQRDELEKQIRPELEHARKRSRTDTFFQGQDSKTVLYLPGIRPMTPSHKELRVFLEEEHKASVAGLSSNEDQKHEEIEEELAITARNALKHKREEHDKAIAALEDERPIEQKFERLEIKEERQGIRYPVIKGEEDEESRRQRGKGNVDRWLQMLLENSQEELEPQNDNVDAEEVSGTDDIIKKLDLKYPLKEKKEDNNVNVEGNKTPRRNSNASEVIGSRKERVLKRSESARAFRRIPSSPSLILGGMKKGVECIRKKPIVASDDEQDYYAVGNNFIKSSFKTIKKAVKI from the exons ATGGCAGTGGAATACGCCTTCGCCGACGAGGAAATGGTGATCGATGAGGGTCTCGGATACCCCAGAGCCTATGCCAAAATATGCCGGGACCGTAGTCTTGGTCCCTACCCCCATGGCCCTCCTTTCACCTTCATTCCTTACGTTTTGCACCAAAACGAG AATCTGAGAGCAAAGGAACTGGATGAACTGTTCCCACTTATTGATCCAAAGGCAAGACCATCAGCCAAGCCAAAAATCTTCATTAATCTCTTGTGGAAGCAGCTTAGTCATTTAGG GAACGCGGGGTTTGATCCGGAAGTAATCCGAGTGGATCCGTACGGAAATGTCCTGTATTACCATGCTGATTCAGCTTCGCCTCTTTCATGGGACATTGATCACTGGTTTCCTTGTTCAA GGGGTGGATTGACGGTTGCAAGTAATCTGCGGATACTACAATGGCAAGTGTGCAAGAAAAAGTATAACAAGCTGGAATTTCAAGTTCCTTGGTGGGATTTCCAGTTGGGGATTTCTGTGAACCAGTTCTTATCAATTTTCGCTTCTCGAAACTCCGATTTCAGGCACAGGGCATTTTCCTTCTTGTTTGCAGAAGGTGAAAATGAGGAAATAAATGCTTCTCAAACAGTGGATTCACATTCTTTCCCACAGCATTTTATCAAGTCAAAAGATGAATTCGGGCTTGCCCCAGCTGCTGTTGTTGTAACTCGGAAGGAACTATATGATTCTTCATCAGCTTTAAAATCACTGGATTACAACAGGCAGATAAGGCCAGAGTCTCCTATTATAG CTGCTAGGAAAATGAAAGGTAGCATTTTGAAGGAAAATGAAAACCCAGATTTTGTTACAAACCCATACCAGGCCATTGTAATGGCCAGAGATTCACTGAAACAAAGGGAAGAAACAAACAAAATGCAAGCCGAAATCCAGAAGTTAGATGCTGAAGTGAGTGAAATGAGGAAGAAAAACGATGAAGAAAAGTTTGCCATTCAAGACTTGGAAGCCGAGCTGATAAAGCGGCGCAGAAGGGCCGAAAAGTGCAGGCGGCTGGCCGAGGCTCAATCTTCATACCGGACTATGCTGGAAAAGATGATTCGGGATGCCATGCACCA GAGTGTTGTTTACAAGGAACAGGTGAGACTGAACCAGGCTGCTGCGAATGCTCTCACCGCAAGACTCGAAGCGCAAAAGGCGATATGCGATGCCTCGGAGAAGGAACTTCACAAGAAATTTAAACAACGAGATGAGCTCGAGAAGCAGATAAGGCCGGAACTGGAACATGCAAGGAAGCGATCTCGAACCGATACTTTCTTCCAAGGACAAGATAGCAAAACTGTTCTTTATCTACCAGGAATCAGGCCAATGACACCTTCACACAAGGAGCTAAGGGTGTTTCTGGAGGAAGAGCATAAGGCATCTGTAGCTGGTTTATCTTCAAATGAAGATCaaaagcatgaagaaattgaGGAGGAACTCGCAATTACAGCAAGAAATGCCCTCAAAC ATAAGCGAGAGGAGCATGATAAAGCCATAGCTGCTTTAGAAGATGAAAGACCAATTGAGCAGAAGTTTGAAAGACTTGAAATAAAAGAGGAGAGACAAGGAATTCGATACCCCGTCATCAAAGGAGAGGAAGACGAAGAAAGTCGGAGGCAGCGCGGAAAAGGGAATGTAGATAGGTGGCTCCAAATGCTGTTAGAGAACAGTCAAGAAGAATTGGAGCCTCAAAATGACAATGTAGATGCAGAGGAAGTGAGTGGAACTGATGACATCATAAAAAAGCTAGACCTCAAGTATCCCCtgaaagagaagaaagaagatAATAATGTTAATGTAGAAGGCAACAAAACACCAAGGAGAAATAGCAATGCTAGTGAAGTCATCGGAAGCCGAAAAGAAAGAGTTCTTAAGAGGTCGGAGAGCGCCAGGGCCTTTCGACGAATCCCATCTTCACCATCTTTGATCTTGGGAGGTATGAAGAAAGGAGTGGAATGCATAAGGAAGAAGCCAATAGTAGCTAGTGACGATGAACAAGATTATTATGCTGTGGGAAACAACTTCATCAAATCTTCCTTCAAAACAATAAAGAAGGCAGTGAAAATATGA
- the LOC107949568 gene encoding probable 2-oxoglutarate-dependent dioxygenase AOP1, translating to MGLESEMKLPVINFSEENLKPGTSGWASACKDVRRALEEHGCFEAKFDKLPGQLHDAVFATAEELFQLPTEVKMRNTSDMPFFGYFGQYKTVPLYESLAIDHPTSLDGTQRFTNLMWPAGNDRFRESAQRYSEVVAELHRTVMRMLFESYGVGNCYDYYIKITRYLLRYLRYSEPKMGESNAGLLPHTDKTFLSILHQGDISGLQVQLKDGQWVAPPPSPTSFVVMAGDALMAWSNDRIPSCNHQVIMKEKGIRYSLGMFTFMDGIIHILEEVGDETHPIKYKSFHHFELLQFMNSNLKTNPNMCFIKAFCGV from the exons ATGGGTTTGGAATCAGAGATGAAGCTTCCCGTCATCAATTTTTCTGAGGAAAATCTAAAGCCAGGAACAAGCGGTTGGGCATCGGCATGCAAGGATGTCCGGCGAGCTCTGGAAGAACACGGTTGCTTCGAAGCAAAATTCGATAAATTACCTGGTCAACTTCACGACGCTGTTTTCGCCACAGCTGAAGAGCTGTTCCAGCTCCCAACCGAGGTAAAAATGCGGAACACCAGCGACATGCCTTTCTTCGGTTATTTCGGACAATACAAAACTGTTCCACTCTACGAGTCCTTGGCAATCGACCACCCAACATCTCTTGATGGAACTCAAAGGTTCACCAATCTCATGTGGCCTGCTGGAAACGATCGCTTTCG CGAAAGTGCTCAAAGGTACTCAGAGGTTGTGGCAGAACTTCATCGAACCGTGATGAGAATGTTGTTTGAAAGCTATGGTGTTGGAAATTGCTACGATTATTACATCAAAATCACCCGCTACCTTCTACGATACTTGAGATACAGTGAGCCTAAGATGGGGGAGAGTAATGCTGGTTTATTGCCTCATACAGACAAAACTTTCTTGTCTATACTTCATCAAGGTGATATCAGCGGTTTGCAGGTGCAATTGAAAGATGGTCAATGGGTTGCGCCGCCACCATCGCCAACTTCTTTCGTTGTCATGGCTGGGGATGCTTTGATG GCATGGAGTAATGACCGAATACCATCTTGTAATCATCAAGTAATCATGAAGGAGAAGGGAATAAGATACTCATTGGGCATGTTTACATTCATGGATGGGATCATACATATACTTGAAGAGGTAGGGGACGAGACTCACCCCATCAAATACAAGTCCTTCCACCACTTTGAACTCCTTCAGTTTATGAATTCCAATTTGAAAACCAACCCTAACATGTGCTTTATCAAAGCCTTTTGTGGTGTTTGA